One stretch of Streptomyces sp. NBC_01363 DNA includes these proteins:
- a CDS encoding aspartate ammonia-lyase, translating to MDESQAGAQTPAGGTDFRVEHDSMGEVRVPADAKWRAQTQRAVENFPVSGQRLERAHIEALARIKAAAAKVNAELKVLDPEVAAAIQEAAAEVAEGRWDDHFPVDVFQTGSGTSSNMNTNEVVATLATERLGREVHPNDHVNASQSSNDVFPSSIHIAATAAVTGDLIPALDHLAAALERKSAEFATVVKSGRTHLMDATPVTLGQEFGGYAAQIRYGVERLRASLPRLAELPLGGTAVGTGINTPPGFSAAVIAEVARATGLPLTEARDHFEAQGARDGLVETSGQLRTIAVSLTKISNDLRWMASGPRTGLAEISLPDLQPGSSIMPGKVNPVVPEAVLMVAAQVTGNDTTVAVAGAAGNFELNVMLPVIAKNLLESVRLLANVSRLLADRTVDGITANVERAREYAESSPSVVTPLNKYIGYEEAAKVAKKSLAERRTIREVVLDSGYVERGDLTVEQLDEALDVLRMTHP from the coding sequence ATGGACGAGTCACAGGCCGGTGCGCAGACCCCGGCGGGCGGCACGGATTTCCGCGTCGAGCACGATTCGATGGGCGAGGTGCGGGTGCCCGCGGACGCCAAGTGGCGGGCCCAGACGCAGCGCGCGGTGGAGAACTTCCCGGTCTCCGGGCAGCGCCTGGAACGGGCCCACATCGAGGCCCTGGCCAGGATCAAGGCCGCCGCCGCCAAGGTGAACGCCGAGCTGAAGGTGCTCGACCCGGAGGTCGCCGCGGCCATCCAGGAGGCCGCCGCCGAGGTCGCCGAGGGGCGCTGGGACGACCACTTCCCGGTCGATGTCTTCCAGACCGGCTCGGGCACCTCGTCCAACATGAACACCAACGAGGTGGTGGCCACGCTCGCCACCGAGCGCCTGGGCCGCGAGGTCCATCCGAACGACCACGTCAACGCCTCGCAGTCGTCCAACGACGTCTTCCCGTCCTCCATCCACATCGCCGCGACGGCGGCCGTCACCGGCGACCTGATCCCGGCGCTGGACCATCTGGCGGCCGCCCTGGAGCGCAAGTCCGCCGAGTTCGCGACGGTCGTGAAGTCGGGGCGTACGCATCTGATGGACGCCACGCCCGTCACCCTCGGCCAGGAGTTCGGCGGCTACGCGGCACAGATCAGGTACGGCGTCGAGCGGCTGCGCGCCTCCCTCCCCCGCCTCGCCGAACTGCCCCTGGGCGGCACGGCCGTCGGCACCGGCATCAACACGCCGCCCGGCTTCTCCGCCGCCGTCATCGCCGAGGTCGCCCGCGCCACCGGGCTGCCGCTGACCGAGGCCCGGGACCACTTCGAGGCGCAGGGCGCGCGGGACGGGCTGGTGGAGACCTCGGGCCAGCTCCGTACCATCGCCGTCTCGCTCACCAAGATCTCCAACGATCTGCGCTGGATGGCGTCCGGGCCGCGCACCGGGCTGGCGGAGATCAGCCTCCCCGACCTCCAGCCGGGCTCGTCGATCATGCCGGGGAAGGTGAACCCGGTCGTTCCCGAGGCCGTGCTGATGGTCGCCGCCCAGGTGACGGGGAACGACACGACGGTCGCCGTGGCGGGCGCGGCGGGCAACTTCGAGCTGAACGTGATGCTTCCGGTCATCGCCAAGAACCTGCTGGAGTCGGTGCGGCTGCTGGCCAACGTCTCCCGGCTGCTCGCGGACCGCACGGTCGACGGGATCACGGCGAACGTGGAACGGGCCAGGGAGTACGCCGAGTCCTCGCCGTCCGTCGTCACGCCGCTGAACAAGTACATCGGCTACGAGGAGGCGGCGAAGGTCGCCAAGAAGTCCCTCGCGGAGCGCCGGACCATTCGCGAGGTGGTGCTGGACTCGGGGTACGTCGAGCGCGGCGACCTCACCGTGGAACAGCTCGACGAGGCCCTAGACGTGCTGCGCATGACTCACCCGTGA
- a CDS encoding DUF402 domain-containing protein, translated as MAGKGDIEHWAPGDQILWRYRRNGAPNGSGAPERAPDPFHICRPVTVVQDTDELLAVWVAPGTECVKPVLANGEDVHAEPLTTRYTAPRTTARSTWLGNGVLKLARPGDPWSVWLFWEPVWQFRSWYVNLEEPHTRWQGGVDSEDHFLDISVYPDRSWVWRDEDEFAMAQRAGLMAPRTAQRVREAGRAAVELIQDWGAPFRDGWEDWRPDPQWRVPALPDDWDRTPSHMPS; from the coding sequence ATGGCAGGCAAGGGAGACATCGAGCACTGGGCGCCGGGTGATCAGATCCTGTGGCGCTACCGCCGCAACGGCGCGCCGAACGGGTCCGGGGCGCCGGAGCGCGCCCCGGACCCGTTCCACATCTGCCGCCCCGTCACCGTCGTCCAGGACACCGACGAGCTGCTCGCGGTGTGGGTGGCGCCGGGCACCGAGTGCGTGAAGCCGGTGCTGGCGAACGGCGAGGACGTGCACGCCGAGCCGCTCACCACCCGCTACACCGCCCCGCGCACCACCGCCCGCTCCACCTGGCTGGGAAACGGCGTGCTGAAACTCGCCCGGCCCGGCGACCCCTGGTCGGTCTGGCTCTTCTGGGAGCCCGTCTGGCAGTTCCGCAGCTGGTACGTGAATCTGGAGGAACCGCACACCCGCTGGCAGGGCGGCGTCGATTCCGAGGATCACTTTCTCGACATCTCCGTCTACCCGGACCGCAGCTGGGTCTGGCGCGACGAGGACGAATTCGCCATGGCGCAGCGGGCCGGTCTGATGGCCCCGCGGACCGCGCAGCGGGTGCGGGAGGCGGGCCGTGCGGCCGTCGAACTGATCCAGGACTGGGGCGCTCCGTTCCGGGACGGCTGGGAGGACTGGCGGCCCGATCCACAATGGCGGGTTCCCGCGCTTCCGGATGACTGGGACCGCACCCCCTCGCATATGCCGTCGTGA
- a CDS encoding SpoIIE family protein phosphatase, protein MTEHPTSHEGRQPLAARSQERTRPRQQEAAPAASPAAAAIPNPAAAPGSGPGPAPTASTGPAGLDPQAAARREGDRLRFVGAATRRIARGIDLDEIVLGLCRASVPTFSDAILVYLRDPLPVGDERPVSPFVLRLRRSDRLRLAEEETEGSPETERLRLPVIDPHGDLTPAAELCEVRSGGALAEVLRGVRPVFGDSAAARAALPELLGAGRTVPTGHRAILAPLRGRRRVIGAAVFLRGTERPSFESNDLLVAAQLATHTALGIDKAVLYGREAYIADELQRTMLPDSLPQPTGVRLASRYLPAAETARVGGDWYDAIPLPGSRVALVVGDVMGHSMTSAAIMGQLRTTAQTLAGLDLPPQEVLHHLDEQAQRLGSDRMATCLYAVYDPVAHRITIANAGHPPPVLLHLGGRAEVLRVPSGAPIGVGGVDFEAVELDAPAGATLLLYTDGLVESRLRDVWTGIEQLRERLAATARLTGPDHSPPLEALCDDVLDMLGPGDRDDDIALLAARFDGIAPSDVAYWHLEPEETAPGRARRLARRALSRWGLDDLSDSVELLISEVVTNAVRYAERPVTLRLLRTDILRCEVGDDSPQLPRQRRARDMDEGGRGLFLVNRLARRWGATRLSTGKVVWFEMPTRGQ, encoded by the coding sequence GTGACGGAGCATCCCACCTCCCACGAAGGCCGGCAGCCTCTCGCCGCCCGGTCGCAGGAACGCACCCGGCCGCGGCAGCAGGAAGCCGCGCCGGCCGCTTCCCCTGCCGCCGCCGCGATCCCCAACCCGGCCGCCGCGCCGGGGTCGGGACCCGGCCCGGCTCCCACGGCGAGCACCGGCCCCGCGGGACTCGACCCCCAGGCCGCGGCCCGTCGCGAGGGCGACCGGCTGCGTTTCGTCGGGGCCGCCACCCGGCGGATCGCCCGCGGCATAGACCTGGACGAGATCGTGCTGGGCCTGTGCCGGGCCAGCGTGCCGACGTTCTCCGACGCCATACTGGTCTACCTCCGCGACCCGCTCCCGGTCGGCGACGAGCGGCCGGTCTCCCCCTTCGTGCTGCGGCTGCGCCGGTCCGACCGGCTGCGGCTGGCCGAGGAGGAGACGGAGGGCTCGCCGGAGACCGAGCGCCTACGGCTGCCCGTCATCGATCCGCACGGCGATCTGACGCCCGCGGCCGAACTGTGCGAGGTCCGCTCGGGTGGCGCGCTGGCCGAGGTGCTGCGCGGGGTGCGGCCGGTCTTCGGGGACTCCGCGGCGGCCCGCGCCGCGCTGCCCGAGCTGCTCGGCGCCGGCCGGACCGTGCCCACCGGACACCGTGCGATCCTCGCCCCGCTGCGCGGACGGCGGCGGGTCATCGGCGCCGCCGTCTTCCTGCGCGGCACGGAACGGCCGTCCTTCGAGTCCAACGACCTGCTGGTCGCGGCCCAGCTGGCGACGCACACCGCGCTCGGCATCGACAAGGCCGTGCTGTACGGACGCGAGGCGTACATCGCCGACGAGCTCCAGCGCACCATGCTGCCCGACTCGCTGCCGCAGCCGACCGGCGTCCGGCTCGCCTCCCGCTATCTCCCGGCCGCCGAGACGGCCCGGGTCGGCGGCGACTGGTACGACGCGATCCCGCTGCCCGGGAGCCGGGTCGCCCTGGTCGTCGGCGATGTCATGGGCCACTCCATGACGTCCGCGGCGATCATGGGCCAGCTGCGCACCACCGCGCAGACCCTCGCCGGGCTGGACCTGCCGCCGCAGGAGGTGCTGCACCACCTCGACGAGCAGGCGCAGCGGCTCGGCAGCGACCGCATGGCGACCTGCCTGTACGCGGTGTACGACCCGGTCGCGCACCGGATCACCATCGCCAACGCCGGGCATCCGCCGCCCGTCCTGCTCCATCTCGGCGGCCGTGCGGAGGTGCTGCGGGTGCCGTCCGGCGCCCCGATCGGCGTCGGCGGGGTGGACTTCGAGGCCGTCGAGCTGGACGCGCCCGCGGGCGCCACGCTGCTGCTGTACACCGACGGCCTGGTGGAGTCCCGGCTCCGGGACGTCTGGACCGGCATCGAGCAGTTGCGCGAACGGCTCGCCGCCACCGCCCGGCTGACCGGCCCGGACCATTCGCCGCCGCTGGAGGCGCTCTGCGACGACGTCCTGGACATGCTCGGTCCGGGTGACCGGGACGACGACATCGCGCTGCTCGCCGCCCGGTTCGACGGGATCGCGCCGAGCGATGTCGCGTACTGGCACCTTGAACCGGAGGAGACCGCTCCGGGCCGGGCCCGCAGGCTGGCCCGCCGCGCGCTCAGCCGCTGGGGGCTCGACGATCTCTCCGACTCGGTGGAGTTGCTGATCAGCGAGGTGGTGACCAATGCGGTGCGCTATGCGGAGCGGCCGGTGACGCTGCGGCTGCTGCGCACCGACATCCTGCGCTGCGAGGTCGGCGACGACTCCCCGCAGCTGCCCCGGCAGCGGCGGGCGCGTGACATGGACGAGGGCGGTCGCGGCCTGTTCCTGGTGAACCGACTGGCCAGGCGGTGGGGGGCGACGCGCCTTTCGACCGGCAAGGTGGTCTGGTTCGAGATGCCGACCCGGGGCCAGTAG
- a CDS encoding catalase has product MSEESKTRNTPYTTNNAGIPVESDEHSLTVGADGPILLQDHYLIEKMAQFNRERVPERVVHAKGSGAYGTFKVTNDVSQFTKADLFQPGKQTAMLARFSTVAGEQGSPDTWRDPRGFALKFYTEHGNYDMVGNNTPVFFVRDPMKFQDFIRSQKRRPDSAVRDHDMQWDFWTLSPESAHMVTWLMGDRGIPKTYRHMNGYSSHTYMWVNAGGERFWVKYRFKTDQGIDFYPQDEADRMAGVDGDVHRRDLFEAIERGDHPSWTLYVQVMPFDDAPDYRFNPFDLTKVWPHADYPEIEVGRMTLNENPEDFFVHIEQASFEPSNLVPGIGPSPDKMLLGRLFSYPDTHRYRIGPNYAQLPPNRPRFGRNSYAKDGPMRYEPARTGAVYAPNSYGGPAADTERYGDPAGWATAGEMVHEAYKLHREDDDWGQAGTMVRKVLDDAARERLVGNISGHLLDGVSAPVLERALQYWRNVDKDLGDRIAKKVNGG; this is encoded by the coding sequence GTGTCCGAGGAATCAAAGACCAGGAACACCCCCTACACCACGAACAACGCCGGAATCCCGGTGGAGAGCGATGAACACTCGCTCACTGTCGGAGCCGACGGACCGATCCTGCTCCAGGACCACTACCTCATCGAGAAGATGGCCCAGTTCAACCGTGAACGGGTCCCCGAGCGAGTGGTCCACGCCAAGGGATCCGGCGCGTACGGCACCTTCAAGGTGACCAATGACGTCAGCCAGTTCACCAAGGCCGACCTGTTCCAGCCGGGCAAGCAGACCGCCATGCTCGCCCGCTTCTCCACGGTCGCCGGCGAGCAGGGCTCCCCGGACACCTGGCGGGACCCCCGCGGATTCGCCCTGAAGTTCTACACCGAGCACGGCAACTACGACATGGTCGGCAACAACACGCCGGTCTTCTTCGTACGTGACCCGATGAAGTTCCAGGACTTCATCCGCTCGCAGAAGCGCCGCCCGGACAGCGCGGTGCGCGACCACGACATGCAGTGGGACTTCTGGACCCTGTCCCCCGAGTCCGCGCACATGGTGACGTGGCTGATGGGCGACCGGGGTATCCCGAAGACGTACCGCCACATGAACGGCTACAGCTCGCACACCTATATGTGGGTGAACGCGGGCGGCGAGCGGTTCTGGGTGAAGTACCGCTTCAAGACCGACCAGGGCATCGACTTCTACCCGCAGGACGAGGCCGACCGGATGGCCGGGGTGGACGGCGACGTCCACCGCCGCGACCTCTTCGAGGCGATCGAGCGCGGCGACCACCCGAGCTGGACGCTGTACGTCCAGGTCATGCCGTTCGACGACGCGCCGGACTACCGCTTCAACCCGTTCGACCTCACGAAGGTGTGGCCGCACGCCGACTACCCGGAGATCGAAGTCGGCCGGATGACGCTGAACGAGAACCCGGAGGACTTCTTCGTCCACATCGAGCAGGCGTCCTTCGAGCCGTCGAACCTGGTGCCCGGCATCGGTCCGTCGCCCGACAAGATGCTGCTCGGTCGGCTCTTCTCGTACCCGGACACCCACCGGTACCGGATCGGCCCGAACTACGCGCAGCTGCCCCCGAACCGTCCGCGGTTCGGCCGGAACTCGTACGCGAAGGACGGCCCGATGCGGTACGAGCCGGCTCGTACGGGAGCGGTCTACGCACCGAACTCGTACGGCGGTCCGGCCGCGGACACCGAACGCTACGGCGATCCGGCGGGCTGGGCCACGGCGGGCGAGATGGTGCACGAGGCCTACAAGCTGCATCGCGAGGACGACGACTGGGGCCAGGCGGGCACGATGGTGCGCAAGGTCCTGGACGACGCGGCGCGCGAGCGGTTGGTGGGCAACATTTCCGGCCATCTGCTAGACGGTGTGAGCGCCCCGGTCCTGGAGCGGGCGCTGCAGTACTGGCGCAACGTGGACAAGGACCTCGGCGACCGGATCGCCAAGAAGGTCAACGGCGGCTGA
- a CDS encoding transglycosylase domain-containing protein: MGRADARRAQRRGARRAAKSGGIRRLFTWKKMLGAFFGLCLLIMGAFVALYMYVDIPKANALAERQSNVYQYSDGTLLTRTGQGVNRQIVDLAEVPKEVQHTFVAAENKSFYDDKGVDLKGTARGLINTLSGKGKQGGSTITQQYVKNYYLTQDPTISRKLKELVISLKIENKKGKDYILAGYINTSYYGRGASGIQAAAQAYYGVDAKDLNVSQGAYLASVLQAPSQYDWQSATETGKKLVKERWGYTLDNMVEMHWLDKAERDKLTFPYPDKPKPAKGMEGQTGYLVEAANKELEKQGITAEMRQAGGWTFTLNIDKKRQKELEQSVDRQLESKLDRKNNKVDATVQAGATSVDPKTGAVVAMYGGAGYTQHYFSNATRRDYQPASTFKPLVFASALENGSKTQDGDLIGVNTRYDGTSKRPVVGSDTPFAPENEDNQSYGSVTVQKAMNASINSAFAQMVVDVGPPAVKKTALALGVPDENFPERPAITLGTMNASTWDMAGAYATLDNHGKKVTPFIVKSAKHRDRTVEPVEGVGSQVISRKSADTVTSVLTGVVDSGSGRAANTSAYEAAGKTGTSENNKSAWFAGYTPELTTVVALFGESPKEGGGQVSLTGTANSGRANGGGFPAQIWADYTLGALGGGSSAQFDLEDVERGEVTVPSTPPASPSQSASTDTTPSQPPDEPSQSPSDKPSQSQSQSPDVPPSQSPDVPPPSQSPGQPGDGLSSGRPGQNSADKNPLSH, from the coding sequence ATGGGTCGAGCGGATGCGCGACGAGCCCAGCGGCGCGGAGCGCGGCGGGCCGCGAAGAGCGGCGGCATACGCAGACTCTTCACCTGGAAGAAGATGCTGGGCGCCTTCTTCGGGCTCTGCCTGCTGATCATGGGCGCCTTCGTCGCGCTCTACATGTACGTGGACATCCCGAAGGCCAACGCCCTGGCCGAGCGGCAGAGCAACGTCTACCAGTACAGCGACGGGACACTGCTGACCCGGACCGGCCAGGGGGTCAACCGTCAGATCGTGGACCTGGCAGAGGTGCCCAAGGAGGTGCAGCACACCTTCGTCGCCGCCGAGAACAAGTCGTTCTACGACGACAAGGGCGTCGACCTGAAGGGCACCGCGCGCGGCCTGATCAACACCCTCAGCGGCAAGGGCAAGCAGGGTGGCTCGACCATCACCCAGCAGTACGTCAAGAACTACTACCTGACGCAGGACCCGACGATCAGCCGGAAGCTCAAGGAACTGGTGATCTCGCTCAAGATCGAGAACAAGAAGGGCAAGGACTACATCCTCGCCGGGTACATCAACACCAGCTACTACGGGCGGGGCGCGAGCGGCATCCAGGCCGCCGCACAGGCCTACTACGGGGTCGACGCCAAGGACCTCAACGTCTCCCAGGGCGCCTATCTGGCCTCCGTGCTCCAGGCCCCCAGCCAGTACGACTGGCAGTCCGCGACGGAGACCGGCAAGAAGCTGGTCAAGGAGCGCTGGGGCTACACGCTCGACAACATGGTCGAGATGCACTGGCTCGACAAGGCCGAGCGCGACAAGCTCACGTTCCCGTACCCGGACAAGCCCAAGCCCGCCAAGGGCATGGAGGGCCAGACCGGTTACCTCGTCGAGGCGGCCAACAAGGAGCTGGAGAAGCAGGGCATCACCGCGGAGATGCGGCAGGCCGGCGGCTGGACCTTCACGCTCAACATCGACAAGAAGCGGCAGAAGGAGCTGGAGCAGTCCGTCGACCGCCAGCTGGAGTCCAAGCTGGACCGCAAGAACAACAAGGTCGACGCGACCGTCCAGGCCGGTGCCACCTCGGTGGACCCGAAGACCGGCGCCGTCGTCGCGATGTACGGCGGCGCGGGCTACACCCAGCACTACTTCTCCAACGCCACCCGCCGGGACTACCAGCCGGCCTCCACCTTCAAGCCGCTGGTTTTCGCCTCCGCGCTGGAGAACGGGTCGAAGACCCAGGACGGCGACCTGATCGGTGTCAACACCCGCTACGACGGCACCAGCAAGCGGCCCGTGGTGGGCAGCGACACCCCGTTCGCCCCGGAGAACGAGGACAACCAGAGCTACGGCAGCGTCACCGTGCAGAAGGCGATGAACGCGTCGATCAACTCGGCCTTCGCGCAGATGGTCGTCGACGTCGGCCCGCCCGCGGTGAAGAAGACCGCGCTGGCCCTCGGCGTACCGGACGAGAACTTCCCCGAGCGCCCCGCCATCACGCTCGGCACCATGAACGCCTCGACCTGGGACATGGCGGGCGCGTACGCCACGCTCGACAACCACGGCAAGAAGGTCACCCCGTTCATCGTGAAGTCGGCCAAGCACCGCGACCGGACGGTCGAGCCGGTCGAGGGCGTCGGCAGCCAGGTGATCAGCCGCAAGTCCGCCGACACCGTGACCTCCGTCCTGACCGGCGTGGTGGACAGCGGCTCCGGCCGGGCGGCCAACACCTCGGCGTACGAGGCGGCGGGCAAGACGGGTACGTCGGAGAACAACAAGTCGGCCTGGTTCGCCGGCTACACCCCGGAGCTCACCACGGTCGTCGCGCTCTTCGGCGAATCGCCCAAGGAGGGCGGTGGCCAGGTCAGCCTGACCGGCACGGCCAACTCCGGCCGGGCCAACGGTGGCGGCTTCCCGGCGCAGATCTGGGCGGACTACACCCTCGGCGCGCTGGGCGGCGGCTCCAGTGCCCAGTTCGACCTGGAGGATGTCGAGCGCGGCGAGGTCACCGTACCGAGCACACCGCCGGCGAGCCCCTCGCAGTCGGCGAGCACCGACACGACTCCCTCCCAGCCGCCGGACGAGCCCTCGCAGAGCCCGAGCGACAAGCCCAGCCAGTCGCAGAGTCAGTCGCCCGACGTGCCGCCGAGCCAGTCGCCGGACGTGCCGCCGCCGAGCCAGTCCCCGGGCCAGCCGGGCGACGGACTGAGCTCCGGGCGCCCCGGCCAGAACAGCGCCGACAAGAACCCGCTCAGCCACTGA
- a CDS encoding SPFH domain-containing protein: MPDHGNPHDVATLAADLTPDAPQMPEPQVREVTAHSIPGGLGLLLTVLGVIVGIGLAIIGGVVGSNGNNGLGVPVCIFGVLLVIASFFCMTGVKMVAPGEARVIQLFGRYVGTIRADGLRWINPLTSSRKISTRVRNHETAVLKVNDAYGNPIELAAIVVWKVEDTAQALFEVDDFLEFVATQTEAAVRHIAIEYPYDAHEEGGLSLRGNAEEITEKLAVELTARVQAAGVRIIESRFSHLAYAPEIASAMLQRQQAGAVVAARQQIVEGAVGMVEMALTRIAEQDIVELDAERKASMVSNLMVVLCGDRAAQPVLNTGTLYQ, encoded by the coding sequence ATGCCCGACCACGGCAATCCGCACGATGTGGCCACCCTTGCCGCCGACCTCACACCCGACGCCCCGCAGATGCCCGAACCGCAGGTGAGGGAGGTGACGGCGCACAGCATCCCCGGCGGCCTCGGCCTGCTGCTGACCGTGCTGGGGGTGATCGTCGGCATCGGCCTCGCGATCATCGGCGGCGTCGTCGGCTCGAACGGGAACAACGGCCTGGGCGTCCCGGTCTGCATCTTCGGCGTCCTGCTCGTCATCGCCTCGTTCTTCTGCATGACGGGTGTGAAGATGGTCGCACCGGGTGAGGCCCGGGTGATCCAGCTCTTCGGCCGGTACGTCGGCACGATCCGCGCCGACGGGCTGCGCTGGATCAACCCGCTCACCAGCAGCCGGAAGATCTCCACCCGGGTCCGCAACCACGAGACCGCGGTCCTCAAGGTCAACGACGCCTACGGCAACCCGATCGAGCTCGCCGCGATTGTCGTCTGGAAGGTCGAGGACACCGCGCAGGCGCTCTTCGAGGTCGACGACTTCCTGGAGTTCGTCGCCACCCAGACCGAGGCGGCCGTCCGGCACATCGCGATCGAGTACCCGTACGACGCTCACGAGGAGGGCGGCCTCTCGCTGCGCGGCAACGCGGAGGAGATCACCGAGAAGCTGGCCGTGGAGCTCACCGCCCGGGTGCAGGCCGCCGGCGTACGGATCATCGAATCGCGCTTCAGCCATCTCGCGTACGCCCCCGAGATCGCCTCCGCGATGCTCCAGCGCCAGCAGGCCGGCGCCGTGGTCGCGGCCCGGCAGCAGATCGTCGAGGGCGCGGTCGGCATGGTCGAGATGGCGCTCACCCGGATCGCCGAGCAGGACATCGTCGAACTCGACGCGGAGCGCAAGGCGTCCATGGTCAGCAATCTGATGGTGGTGCTGTGCGGTGACCGCGCGGCGCAGCCGGTCCTGAACACGGGCACTCTTTACCAGTGA
- a CDS encoding PadR family transcriptional regulator, producing MSIGHTLLGLLESGPRHGYDLKRAFDEKFGHDRPLHYGQVYSTMSRLLKNGLVEVDGVESGGGPERKRYAITEAGITDVGTWLAQPEKPEPYLQSTLYTKVVLALLTGRSAAALLDTQRTEHLRLMRILTDRKRKGDLADQLICDHALFHLEADLRWLELTAARLDRLAVEVGA from the coding sequence ATGTCTATCGGCCACACCCTGCTCGGGCTCCTGGAGTCCGGCCCCCGCCACGGCTACGACCTGAAGCGCGCGTTCGACGAGAAGTTCGGCCACGACCGCCCCCTGCACTACGGCCAGGTCTACTCGACCATGTCCCGGCTGCTCAAGAACGGCCTCGTCGAGGTCGACGGCGTCGAGAGCGGCGGCGGCCCCGAACGCAAGCGGTACGCCATCACCGAGGCCGGGATCACCGATGTCGGCACCTGGCTCGCACAGCCGGAGAAGCCCGAGCCGTACCTCCAGTCGACGCTCTACACCAAGGTCGTCCTGGCCCTGCTCACCGGCCGCAGCGCCGCGGCCCTGCTGGACACCCAGCGCACCGAGCACCTGCGCCTGATGCGCATCCTCACCGACCGCAAGCGCAAGGGCGACCTCGCCGATCAGCTGATCTGCGACCACGCGCTCTTCCACCTCGAAGCCGATCTGCGCTGGCTGGAACTGACCGCCGCCCGGCTCGACCGCCTCGCCGTGGAGGTGGGCGCATGA
- a CDS encoding ABC transporter ATP-binding protein produces MIPDGSLLSADRLHKTYGQTPALDGASFSIHPGEVVAVMGPSGSGKSTLLHCLAGIVTPDQGTITYAGRELSAMSDAERSALRRAEFGFVFQFGQLVPELTCVENVALPLRLAGAKRKEAERTARHWMERLEVDNVTAKRPGEVSGGQGQRVAVARALAASPKVIFADEPTGALDSLNGERVMELLTEAARSTNVAVVLVTHEARVAAYSDRDVTVRDGRTRDLEHAA; encoded by the coding sequence ATGATCCCCGACGGCTCCCTGCTCAGCGCCGACCGCCTGCACAAGACGTACGGCCAGACGCCCGCGCTCGACGGCGCGTCGTTCTCCATCCACCCCGGCGAGGTCGTCGCCGTGATGGGCCCCTCCGGCTCCGGCAAGTCGACCCTGCTGCACTGCCTCGCCGGAATCGTCACCCCCGACCAGGGCACGATCACCTATGCGGGCCGCGAGCTCTCCGCCATGTCGGACGCCGAGCGCAGCGCCCTGCGCCGCGCCGAGTTCGGCTTCGTCTTCCAGTTCGGCCAGCTCGTCCCGGAGCTGACCTGCGTGGAGAACGTCGCCCTGCCGCTCCGCCTGGCCGGCGCCAAGCGCAAGGAGGCCGAGCGCACCGCCCGCCACTGGATGGAGCGGCTGGAGGTCGACAACGTGACCGCCAAGCGCCCCGGCGAGGTCTCCGGCGGCCAGGGCCAGCGCGTCGCCGTGGCCCGTGCACTGGCCGCCTCCCCGAAGGTGATCTTCGCGGACGAGCCGACCGGCGCCCTGGACTCCCTCAACGGCGAACGGGTCATGGAACTGCTCACCGAGGCGGCCCGGTCCACCAACGTCGCCGTGGTCCTGGTGACCCACGAGGCGCGGGTCGCCGCGTACTCCGACCGCGACGTCACCGTGCGCGACGGCCGGACCCGCGACCTGGAGCACGCCGCATGA